In the genome of Desulfovulcanus ferrireducens, the window CCAAGCCCTGAATATGCCTCAACTATTCCTCACCTGGCCTTTATGATTTTTCAGGGCATGTTTGCCATTATTACTCCGGCTTTGATTACTGGTGCTTTTGCCGAGAGAATGAAATTTAGCGCGTTTCTTTTGTTTACAATATTATGGTCAACACTTGTCTACAGCCCTTTATGTCACTGGGTTTGGGGCGGAGGCTGGATGGGAGCCATGGGAGCCCTGGACTTTGCCGGTGGCGCAGTCGTACACATGAGCTCCGGAAGTGCAGCCCTGGCAGCTGCTTTAATAATCGGACCCAGGCGTGGTTTTGGGAGCAGATCTTTTCTCCCTCATAATCTGCCCATGACGCTTACTGGTGCGGCTATACTCTGGTTTGGTTGGTTTGGATTTAATGCAGGTAGTGCTTTGGCTATAAATGGGTTAGCTGCCAATGCTTTTGTCACTACTCATATTGCTGCGGCCGCCGCTGCGGTTAGCTGGACACTTATTGAGTGGATGCACCATGGCAAACCTACCACACTTGGTCTTGCCAGTGGAGCAGTTGCTGGCCTCGTCGCAATTACCCCGGCAGCAGGATTTGTAGGCCCTCTTTCAGCTTTGGTTATTGGCTTTGCAGGCGGTATTATCTGTTTTTACGGTGTACTCTTAAAATCCAAGTTTGGTTATGATGACTCTTTAGACGTGGTTGGCATTCATGGTTTGGGTGGTGTTTGGGGAGCCTTGGCAACAGGCCTCTTTGCCAGCAAGATGATTAATCCGGATGGTGCTAATGGACTATTTTTTGGCAATCCATCCCAGCTGTGGATTCAGTTTGTTTCGGTTGTTGCAACCTGTGCCTTTTCATTTATCGTTAGTTTTATTCTCCTTAAATTTGTTGACGCAACCGTTGGATTGCGGGTCGATGATGAAAATGAAGAGCGGGGTTTAGATGTCAGTGAACATAGTGAAAGTGGCTATCAGCTATAAGAGAACAATACAGTACAGGTAGGTGCAGGTTTTAAACCTGCTACCTACCTGTAATATTAAAAATTTCAGGAGTGACTATGAAAAAGGTAGAGATCATCACCAGGCCGTTTAAACTTGACGAAGTCAAGGAAAGTTTGACCAAACTTGGGATAAAAGGAATGACTGTAACAGAAGTGAAAGGTTTTGGCCGGCAGAGGGGGCACAAAGAAGTATATAGAGGGGCTGAGTACCAGGTGGATTTTTTACCCAAGGTCAAAATTGAGGTTGTTATAGAAGAGAGTCTTGTCGCTGATGTCTTGCGCAGCGTTCAGGATGCCGCGCGCACTGGCAAGATCGGAGACGGCAAGATTTTTGTCCTTCCTGTAGACGATGTTGTGCGCATCCGTACCGGAGAAAGTGGAGCCCAGGCCATTTAGGGTAAAAAGAAGGTTGGGAGTTGAGAAGTAAGAAGATGAGAAAAGAAGATGTGTAATGCCATAACACGGCTTGTTAGGTTCAGGGATGAAATTGATCATCCTGTGTTGAACAAAATAGGAGGAAAGGGGTTTGTACATAAATATGCACAGGCTGTTGATGACTATTTCAAGGACAGGCTTGCAGAGATTCATCCCTCAACTTCTCAACTTCCCAACCTTTTAACTTCCTCTTTTGCTCTTGTAGCAGTGGGCGGATATGGACGATCGGAGCTATGTCCGGGGTCGGATATTGATGTTTTAATTTTGTTTGCGGAAGATATACCGGTTGAGGCCGAAGACCTGGCTCGTGACTTGTTTCATCCTCTCTGGGATGCAGGTCTTGACCTTGGTCATGGGGTTCGTTCTGTAAAAGAATGCTTGGCCTTGTCCAGGAAAAACCTGGATGTTTTCACCTCGCTTTTGGATATGCGTTTTTTAGCAGGGGACAGGGAGATTTTTTCTCAACTTCATACCCTTGTTCAAAACGAACTTGTTCCGGAATTAAAGTCTAGATTTATCGAATGGCTGAAAGAAAAGTATGAGCAAAGAAGGAAGCAGCTTGGTGATGCCAGTGCCATGATTGAGCCGCATCTTAAGGAAGGCTTGGGCGGGCTGCGAGATTATCACTATATACTCTGGCTCGCTCGAGTTCATTTTGCTTTGAGGGAGAACGATGAACTGGTCAAACATGGTCTTTTATCTCATCCTGAATACGAGGCCTTACAGACACACCTAGACTTTCTTTTTTTGGTTCGTTCTCACCTGCACCTTTTAACAGGCAGAAGGACTGATCTTCTCCACTTTGAACTTCAGCCAGACCTGGCCCTTAAACTAGGTTTTAAAGACCAAAGAGGCAAGTTTGGCGTGGAGAGTTTTTTGTCCAGACTGCACCGTGAGATGACTAGCCTCAAGGTGTTGTGCCGTTTGTTTTTGCATACCTATTTTTCAGCAAAGACAGAGTTATTTTCGTATTCAGACGGGCAACTCGCCTTGCCTCAAGAATTTAAGTTTGATGGTCGGAAACTTTCCTTTCAGACTCCGGAGGCAATTTTAAGCAATAACTTGCTGATATTGGAAATTTTTAAGCAAAGTGCTTTGCTTGGGGCACCACTCTCCTGGGAAACCAGACGACTTATTGGTCAGCTTGTGCCCATGACTATGACCAGCCTTCAGTCCCATGTCCATGCCGGACAAAGATTCCTTGATATCTTATTGTCACAGAAGGCGGACTTTGCCCTGGAACAGATGCTTGAAACAGGTTTCCTCGGGTCGTTTATTCCCGAGTTTGGTCTGGTCCAGGACCAGGTACAATTCGATGCTTACCATACTTATCCTGTTGGCCAACATAGCGTTAAAACTGTTTCTTTTTTGTGTAATTTTGCTCGGGATGATGAAGATTTCTTAAGTGAATATTTAAGCGATTACGTTGCTGACGCAGCACTTCGTCTGGCAGCTCTTTTACATGATATTGGTAAGGGGCAAAAAGGTCATGCCCGGGTAGGAGCAAAACTTGCCCGCAAAATTTTAGCCCGCTTGCGTATTGATGAAGCAATTATCGCGCAAACAGCCTTTCTCATTGAACATCATTTGTTGTTAATTAAGACTGCGACTCGACAGGACCTTGAAGATGAATCCGTGATTATTAATCTGGCGAGTCAAATTGGTTCGGTTCACAGGCTAGCACTACTCACCTTGCTTTCTTATGCTGATTCAAAGGCCACCGGACCCAAGGCTTGGAATCCATGGGTCGAAGCCTTGCTTAAAGAGATCTTTTTTAAAGTCAGGAAAATACTTGAGCAGGGTAGTCTGGCCAGTCCACACGCTGCACATAAAATGGCCACTACCAGAGACCGTTTGCGTAGCTTGGCAAAAAATGATTTTGATTTTGAACAGTTAGAGGAACTCCTGGATGCTTTACCTTCGCGTTACTTACTCCATTTTTCTCCAGAAACAATACATGCTCACCTGTTATTAATTAAAAGGTTATTTCAAGAAGGAAAAGCAAACTCTTTTAAAGGTGGCTGCAAGGGGTTTATTCTTGACGCTCATGAAAATTCTCAAGCCCGGTGCTGGGAACTGACTGTAGTTAGCTATGATGAGCCAGGCCTTTTTATGAATATAGCCGGAGTGTTGGCTCTTAATAATATTAATATCTTATCTGCAGACTTGAATGTTTTTAAAAACGATATAGTTGTGAATGTTTTCCGGGTTTCAAACCCTCCTGATCCTTTATTTGCAGGGGAATTTTGGGACAAAGTGGCCCATGATTTGAAGCGAGTCATGACCGGCAGATTGTCCTTGGATTATCGCCTTTCATTGAAGAAGCAAAAATCTGATTACTTGCAACGGGTGGAAATTCCGGAATACAAACCCGAGGTAATAATTGATAACAATAGCTCTGATTTCTACACCGTGATCGAAGTCATTGCCAACGATCGCGTAGGGCTTCTGTACGATATAGGCGCGACCCTTTTAAATCTTCGTCTGGATATTGTTTTTGCCAAGCTTGCCACCCATAAGGACCAGGTTGCAGATATTTTTTATGTCTTGAATGTTGAGCGGGAGAAGATTTTGGATCCTGAACAGGAACAGGAAATCAGGATGGCCCTGATGCAACGACTGACTAGTTGAATTGTAACCGGCTACAAAGCCCACCACTCCTGTCTGCCTGCTTGCTACCCTGTTGATTGGATACGTTGAGTTTACCTTGTAAAGAATCATATATAAATTCAAATTTTTTCCCGGTAGCGTGAAG includes:
- a CDS encoding ammonium transporter — translated: MNGADTAFILVSAALVMFMTPGLALFYGGMTRSKNVLGTIMQSFICLGVITIVWILWGYSLSFGKDIGGLIGGLDFIGLKNVGMEPSPEYASTIPHLAFMIFQGMFAIITPALITGAFAERMKFSAFLLFTILWSTLVYSPLCHWVWGGGWMGAMGALDFAGGAVVHMSSGSAALAAALIIGPRRGFGSRSFLPHNLPMTLTGAAILWFGWFGFNAGSALAINGLAANAFVTTHIAAAAAAVSWTLIEWMHHGKPTTLGLASGAVAGLVAITPAAGFVGPLSALVIGFAGGIICFYGVLLKSKFGYDDSLDVVGIHGLGGVWGALATGLFASKMINPDGANGLFFGNPSQLWIQFVSVVATCAFSFIVSFILLKFVDATVGLRVDDENEERGLDVSEHSESGYQL
- a CDS encoding P-II family nitrogen regulator; its protein translation is MKKVEIITRPFKLDEVKESLTKLGIKGMTVTEVKGFGRQRGHKEVYRGAEYQVDFLPKVKIEVVIEESLVADVLRSVQDAARTGKIGDGKIFVLPVDDVVRIRTGESGAQAI
- the glnD gene encoding [protein-PII] uridylyltransferase, which translates into the protein MCNAITRLVRFRDEIDHPVLNKIGGKGFVHKYAQAVDDYFKDRLAEIHPSTSQLPNLLTSSFALVAVGGYGRSELCPGSDIDVLILFAEDIPVEAEDLARDLFHPLWDAGLDLGHGVRSVKECLALSRKNLDVFTSLLDMRFLAGDREIFSQLHTLVQNELVPELKSRFIEWLKEKYEQRRKQLGDASAMIEPHLKEGLGGLRDYHYILWLARVHFALRENDELVKHGLLSHPEYEALQTHLDFLFLVRSHLHLLTGRRTDLLHFELQPDLALKLGFKDQRGKFGVESFLSRLHREMTSLKVLCRLFLHTYFSAKTELFSYSDGQLALPQEFKFDGRKLSFQTPEAILSNNLLILEIFKQSALLGAPLSWETRRLIGQLVPMTMTSLQSHVHAGQRFLDILLSQKADFALEQMLETGFLGSFIPEFGLVQDQVQFDAYHTYPVGQHSVKTVSFLCNFARDDEDFLSEYLSDYVADAALRLAALLHDIGKGQKGHARVGAKLARKILARLRIDEAIIAQTAFLIEHHLLLIKTATRQDLEDESVIINLASQIGSVHRLALLTLLSYADSKATGPKAWNPWVEALLKEIFFKVRKILEQGSLASPHAAHKMATTRDRLRSLAKNDFDFEQLEELLDALPSRYLLHFSPETIHAHLLLIKRLFQEGKANSFKGGCKGFILDAHENSQARCWELTVVSYDEPGLFMNIAGVLALNNINILSADLNVFKNDIVVNVFRVSNPPDPLFAGEFWDKVAHDLKRVMTGRLSLDYRLSLKKQKSDYLQRVEIPEYKPEVIIDNNSSDFYTVIEVIANDRVGLLYDIGATLLNLRLDIVFAKLATHKDQVADIFYVLNVEREKILDPEQEQEIRMALMQRLTS